From Streptomyces sp. NBC_01426, a single genomic window includes:
- a CDS encoding helix-turn-helix transcriptional regulator, whose product MDNQEEVREFLTSRRAKITPEQAGLPAGSRRRVPGLRRSEVAALADVSVEYYAKLERGNLAGVSPAVLEAVARALQLDDAERAHLLHLAQAADGSDALTRPRRRATRRWKPHPSLQWTLDAVTEGPAFVRNGRMDLLAVNQLARAFYADVYADPLNQDNLARFAFLSPDARRFYPDWNQAADITVAILRTEAGRNPHDKDLHDLVGELSTRSDAFRTRWGAHDVRHHGTGFKRYHHAAVGELTLSYEGLEMTAEPGLTLTIYTAEPASPSEQSLRLLASWAATPQTPAPESPAGD is encoded by the coding sequence GTGGACAACCAGGAAGAGGTCCGCGAGTTCCTCACCTCGCGGCGCGCGAAGATCACCCCCGAGCAGGCGGGCCTGCCCGCCGGCAGCCGCCGGCGCGTGCCGGGCCTGCGCCGCAGCGAGGTCGCGGCCCTGGCCGATGTGAGCGTGGAGTACTACGCCAAGCTGGAGCGCGGCAACCTCGCCGGCGTCTCACCGGCCGTCCTGGAAGCCGTCGCCCGCGCCCTGCAGCTCGACGACGCCGAACGCGCCCACCTACTCCATCTGGCCCAGGCCGCCGACGGCTCAGACGCCCTCACCCGGCCCCGCCGACGCGCCACCCGGCGGTGGAAGCCGCACCCGAGCCTGCAGTGGACCCTGGACGCGGTCACCGAGGGCCCGGCGTTCGTCCGCAACGGCCGCATGGACCTCCTGGCCGTCAACCAGCTCGCCCGCGCCTTCTACGCCGACGTGTACGCCGACCCCCTCAACCAGGACAACCTCGCCCGCTTCGCCTTCCTCAGTCCCGATGCACGCCGCTTCTACCCCGACTGGAACCAGGCCGCTGACATCACCGTCGCCATCCTGCGCACCGAAGCCGGCCGCAACCCCCACGACAAGGACCTCCACGACCTCGTCGGCGAACTCTCCACCCGCAGCGACGCCTTCCGCACCCGTTGGGGCGCCCACGACGTCCGCCACCACGGCACCGGCTTCAAGCGTTATCACCACGCGGCAGTGGGCGAACTCACCCTTTCCTACGAAGGCCTGGAGATGACCGCCGAACCCGGCCTCACCCTCACCATCTACACCGCAGAACCCGCCTCCCCCTCCGAACAGAGCCTGCGCCTGCTCGCCTCCTGGGCAGCCACGCCCCAGACCCCCGCGCCGGAATCACCCGCCGGTGACTGA
- a CDS encoding MerR family transcriptional regulator, with protein MTAENTTGPLGGHLDDDDYPAYTMGRAAEMLGTTQGFLRAIGDARLITPLRSAGGHRRYSRYQLRIAARARELVDQGTPIESACHIVILEDQLEEAQRLNAEYRNAAATTDPPSVA; from the coding sequence ATGACGGCAGAGAACACGACCGGCCCGCTGGGCGGTCACCTGGACGACGACGATTACCCCGCCTACACGATGGGCCGGGCGGCCGAGATGCTCGGCACCACCCAGGGCTTCCTCCGCGCCATCGGCGACGCCCGCCTCATCACCCCGCTGCGCTCCGCGGGCGGACACCGCCGCTACTCCCGGTATCAGCTGCGGATCGCGGCCCGTGCCCGGGAACTCGTCGACCAGGGCACCCCGATCGAGTCGGCCTGCCACATCGTCATCCTCGAAGACCAGCTCGAAGAAGCCCAACGCCTCAACGCCGAATACCGCAATGCCGCCGCGACGACGGACCCACCGTCCGTGGCGTGA
- a CDS encoding ATP-binding protein — protein sequence MDTMSVTVAPTRCGTSIAGARESARRFMEDLLPVIAAEAAETVIMVVSELVTNALRHGGGTATMNLTVHPDGIEVAVHDDSPRAPRTRTPDLNGGTGGFGWPMVKRLAHTTAVTPQPAGGKTVSALIAR from the coding sequence ATGGACACGATGAGCGTCACCGTCGCCCCCACCCGCTGCGGGACCTCCATCGCCGGAGCGCGCGAGAGCGCCCGCCGCTTCATGGAAGACCTCCTGCCGGTCATCGCGGCCGAGGCCGCCGAAACCGTGATCATGGTCGTCTCCGAGCTCGTCACCAACGCTCTGCGCCACGGCGGCGGCACCGCCACCATGAACCTGACCGTGCACCCCGACGGCATCGAGGTGGCCGTGCACGACGACAGTCCGCGGGCGCCGCGCACGCGCACCCCCGACCTGAACGGCGGCACCGGAGGATTCGGCTGGCCCATGGTCAAGCGCCTCGCCCACACCACCGCCGTCACCCCCCAGCCGGCCGGCGGCAAGACCGTAAGCGCCCTCATCGCCCGATAG
- a CDS encoding PP2C family protein-serine/threonine phosphatase, with product MTLAGALEAAEAAAPVESLDVVARMLKKHLHAGSVSFLITDFTGSSVVRLGAADSVETDEPPRRIPLRGTLYEDVIRSQQPKVEHRGAGQLVRVVAPVTNRGDAIGLLELFLPVVPDAEEMREIGETAHALAYIVIANRSYTDVYQWGRRTKPLSLAAEIQHRLLPASLACEAAQFAVAGALEPAEHVGGDTFDYVIDRDTVQLSVTDAMGHDVDAALLATLVVGALRRARRAGAGLAEQAHQADQAMRDHGRRGYVTGQLLRISLLDGQTEFLNAGHPWPLRMREGEVQQIVPEVDPPFGLSLQISQANTYRVQSLDLRPGDRLVMLTDGMLERGAESLDLSDLIVATRALHPREAARTLIKAIVDTGDGHLDDDATVMCLDWHGVHNSERDAATGADLTNASQPTT from the coding sequence ATGACCTTGGCGGGGGCGTTGGAGGCGGCGGAGGCCGCGGCGCCCGTGGAGTCACTCGACGTGGTCGCCCGCATGCTCAAGAAGCACCTCCACGCGGGGTCGGTGTCCTTCCTGATCACCGACTTCACCGGCAGTTCGGTCGTGCGGCTGGGAGCCGCAGACAGCGTCGAGACCGACGAGCCGCCCCGGCGCATCCCGCTGCGCGGCACCCTGTACGAGGACGTGATCCGCAGCCAGCAGCCGAAAGTGGAGCACCGAGGCGCTGGTCAGTTGGTGCGGGTCGTCGCTCCTGTGACCAACCGCGGTGATGCCATCGGCCTCTTGGAACTGTTCCTGCCCGTGGTACCGGACGCGGAGGAGATGCGGGAGATCGGGGAGACCGCGCACGCTCTCGCGTACATCGTCATCGCGAATCGGTCTTACACCGATGTGTACCAGTGGGGCCGCCGCACCAAGCCCCTGAGCCTGGCCGCGGAGATCCAACACCGTCTGCTCCCGGCGTCACTGGCGTGCGAGGCGGCACAATTCGCGGTCGCCGGCGCGCTGGAACCCGCCGAACACGTGGGGGGCGACACCTTCGACTACGTGATCGACCGGGACACCGTCCAGCTCTCCGTAACCGACGCCATGGGTCACGACGTCGACGCCGCGCTGCTCGCCACCCTGGTGGTGGGCGCCCTGCGGCGGGCCCGGCGGGCGGGTGCCGGCCTCGCGGAACAGGCCCACCAGGCCGACCAGGCCATGCGCGATCACGGCCGCAGGGGTTACGTCACCGGCCAACTGTTGCGCATCAGCCTGCTCGACGGCCAGACGGAGTTCCTGAACGCCGGGCATCCCTGGCCGCTTCGGATGCGCGAGGGGGAAGTACAGCAGATCGTTCCCGAGGTCGACCCGCCGTTCGGCCTCAGTCTCCAGATCTCGCAAGCCAACACCTACCGGGTCCAGTCGCTGGACCTGCGACCGGGTGACCGGCTGGTGATGCTGACGGACGGCATGCTGGAACGCGGCGCCGAAAGCCTCGATCTGTCGGACCTGATCGTCGCCACCCGCGCACTGCACCCCCGAGAAGCCGCCCGCACCCTCATCAAAGCGATCGTCGACACCGGTGATGGTCATCTGGACGACGACGCGACCGTCATGTGCCTGGACTGGCACGGCGTCCACAACTCCGAGCGCGACGCCGCCACCGGCGCCGACCTCACCAACGCCTCACAACCGACAACATGA
- a CDS encoding SCO5918 family protein, whose product MRCVIARFPFDLTKSGVLESMKGIKPEQVTGESVIIGRRTYPLKQVGQVITRQDRRDFSAGEVLRAMTQLGFTCRGLPLVAAVPTRVRSPFRQASAMLGSPVTA is encoded by the coding sequence GTGCGCTGTGTCATCGCCCGCTTCCCGTTCGACCTGACCAAGAGCGGTGTCCTGGAGTCGATGAAGGGCATCAAGCCCGAACAGGTCACCGGCGAATCCGTGATCATCGGCCGCCGCACCTACCCCCTCAAGCAGGTCGGCCAGGTCATCACCCGCCAGGACCGCCGGGACTTCAGCGCCGGCGAAGTCCTTCGCGCCATGACCCAGCTCGGCTTCACCTGCCGCGGCCTTCCCCTTGTCGCCGCCGTGCCCACGCGCGTCCGCAGCCCGTTCCGGCAGGCTTCCGCGATGCTCGGCAGCCCGGTGACCGCCTGA
- a CDS encoding CBS domain-containing protein yields the protein MTLVQMQPRSANADLVQRTVDDAMEAAGPQVCDDMTVEVALAVMAGAHAGHLLVCDEDGLCTGLVTRAQLTAVRDSAAYTDRVRLRAVLGDRGPFALPTTTMAEADHAMRYRRLDALPVVDEQGSALGVLALAR from the coding sequence TTGACGCTGGTTCAGATGCAGCCCCGCTCGGCGAACGCCGACCTTGTACAGCGCACGGTGGACGACGCGATGGAGGCGGCCGGCCCGCAGGTCTGTGACGACATGACGGTCGAGGTGGCGCTGGCCGTCATGGCCGGCGCCCACGCGGGACATCTGCTCGTCTGCGACGAGGACGGCCTGTGCACCGGGTTGGTCACCCGGGCCCAACTCACCGCCGTCCGCGACAGCGCGGCCTACACGGACCGGGTCCGTCTGCGGGCTGTCCTCGGCGACCGCGGGCCGTTCGCCTTGCCCACCACCACGATGGCCGAGGCCGACCACGCGATGCGGTATCGCAGGCTCGATGCCCTGCCCGTCGTCGACGAGCAGGGCAGCGCGCTGGGCGTCCTCGCCCTTGCCCGCTGA
- a CDS encoding DEAD/DEAH box helicase: MNPTRTNERSSRTRNRSGGPAFGTGAGSGRSSRFGSSVPSRSAGASRSGGYGRRPAPVQGEFALPKTITPALPAVEAFADLDMPGALLAALGAQGVSVPFPIQGATLPNTLAGRDVLGRGRTGSGKTLAFGLALLARTAGRRAEPHQPLALILVPTRELAQQVTDALTPYARSVRLRLATVVGGMSIGRQAGALRAGAEVIVATPGRLKDLIDRGDCRLNQVAITVLDEADQMADMGFMPQVTALLDQVRPEGQRMLFSATLDRNVDLLVRRYLTDPVVHSVDPSAGAVTTMEHHVLHVHGADKQRMTTEIAAREGRVMMFLDTKHAVDRLTEHLLNSGVRAAALHGGKSQPQRTRTLAQFKTGHVTVLVATNVAARGIHVDNLDLVVNIDPPTDHKDYLHRGGRTARAGESGSVVTLVTPHQRRDMTRLMTAAGITPQSTQVRSGEEALHRITGAQAPSGIPVTITAPVSERPGRSATSRGRRRPVSAARRVSARQSAFDAAA, encoded by the coding sequence ATGAACCCCACACGTACGAACGAGCGCTCTTCACGCACCCGCAACCGTTCCGGCGGACCCGCTTTCGGCACGGGCGCCGGTTCAGGACGGAGCAGCCGCTTCGGCTCCTCGGTCCCGAGCCGTTCCGCGGGTGCGAGCCGCTCGGGCGGCTACGGCCGCCGGCCCGCCCCGGTCCAGGGCGAGTTCGCCCTGCCGAAGACGATCACCCCGGCGCTTCCCGCCGTCGAGGCGTTCGCCGATCTCGACATGCCAGGGGCGCTGCTGGCCGCACTCGGCGCCCAGGGCGTGAGCGTGCCGTTCCCGATCCAGGGCGCCACCTTGCCCAACACCCTCGCGGGCCGTGACGTCCTGGGCCGAGGCCGCACCGGCTCCGGCAAGACCCTGGCCTTCGGCCTGGCCCTGTTGGCTCGCACCGCAGGACGGCGCGCCGAGCCCCACCAGCCGCTCGCTCTCATCCTGGTCCCGACCCGCGAGCTGGCCCAGCAGGTCACCGACGCCCTCACCCCGTACGCCCGCTCCGTCAGGCTGCGCCTGGCCACCGTCGTCGGCGGCATGTCGATCGGCAGGCAGGCCGGCGCGCTGCGCGCAGGCGCCGAGGTCATCGTGGCCACGCCCGGCAGGTTGAAGGACCTCATCGACCGCGGTGACTGCCGGCTGAACCAGGTGGCGATCACCGTCCTCGACGAGGCCGACCAGATGGCCGACATGGGGTTCATGCCCCAGGTCACCGCCCTGCTGGACCAGGTGCGCCCCGAGGGCCAGCGGATGCTGTTCTCCGCCACCTTGGACCGCAACGTCGACCTGTTGGTCCGCCGCTACCTGACCGACCCGGTCGTCCACTCGGTGGACCCCTCGGCCGGCGCGGTGACCACGATGGAACACCACGTCCTGCACGTCCACGGCGCAGACAAGCAGCGGATGACGACGGAGATCGCGGCGCGCGAGGGCCGGGTGATGATGTTCCTCGACACCAAGCACGCCGTCGACCGCCTGACCGAACACCTCCTCAACAGCGGTGTACGAGCCGCCGCGCTCCACGGCGGCAAGTCCCAGCCCCAGCGCACCCGCACCCTCGCCCAGTTCAAGACCGGCCACGTCACCGTGCTGGTCGCCACCAATGTGGCCGCGCGCGGCATCCACGTCGACAACCTCGACCTCGTGGTGAACATCGACCCGCCGACCGACCACAAGGACTACCTCCACCGCGGCGGCCGCACCGCCCGCGCCGGCGAGTCCGGCAGCGTCGTCACCCTGGTCACTCCCCACCAGCGCCGCGACATGACCCGGCTGATGACGGCCGCGGGCATCACCCCGCAGTCCACCCAGGTCCGCTCCGGCGAGGAGGCACTACACCGCATCACCGGCGCGCAGGCCCCCTCCGGTATTCCGGTCACCATCACCGCGCCGGTCTCCGAGCGACCCGGGCGCAGCGCGACCTCCCGCGGTCGGCGTCGGCCCGTTTCGGCTGCCCGGCGCGTGAGCGCGCGACAGTCCGCCTTCGACGCGGCGGCCTGA
- a CDS encoding cold-shock protein → MASGTVKWFNAAKGFGFIEQDGGGEDVFAHFSNIAAQGFRELLEGQKVTFDIAQGQKGSTAENIVPA, encoded by the coding sequence ATGGCGTCTGGCACGGTCAAGTGGTTCAACGCGGCCAAGGGTTTCGGCTTCATCGAGCAGGACGGTGGCGGCGAGGACGTCTTCGCCCACTTCTCGAACATCGCCGCTCAGGGCTTCCGTGAACTGCTGGAGGGTCAGAAGGTCACCTTCGACATCGCGCAGGGTCAAAAGGGCTCGACGGCCGAGAACATCGTTCCGGCCTGA
- the trhA gene encoding PAQR family membrane homeostasis protein TrhA: protein MVANDAQRFWSGGEAVSRDDAEAGRSPHAPTVDERQTMDLAGSHRPETVEDSHPVADLVARATDLVEPIKPKLRGWLHAGMVPASLAAGIVLICLTRTPQAALACTVYAVTAWLLFGTSAVYHLGTWGPLGEAILRRLDHANIFLIIAGTCTPLAALLLSADQRSVLLWIVWTGALAGIAFRVLWVGAPRWLYTPCYLALGWAPVRYLPDFLHNGGAATLSLIVAGGLLYSVGAVVYALQRPDPSPRWFGFHEVFHALTVAAFTAHFIAIVLAAS, encoded by the coding sequence ATGGTTGCCAATGATGCCCAGCGGTTCTGGTCAGGAGGGGAAGCAGTGTCCCGAGACGACGCCGAAGCCGGCAGGTCTCCTCATGCGCCCACGGTCGACGAACGCCAAACAATGGATCTCGCCGGATCGCACCGGCCGGAGACCGTTGAAGACTCTCACCCGGTCGCCGACCTGGTCGCGCGGGCGACCGATCTGGTGGAGCCGATCAAACCGAAGCTGCGCGGCTGGCTTCACGCCGGCATGGTCCCCGCATCGTTGGCGGCGGGGATCGTCCTGATCTGCCTGACGAGGACGCCGCAGGCCGCCCTGGCATGCACCGTGTACGCCGTGACCGCCTGGCTGCTGTTCGGAACGAGCGCCGTCTACCACCTCGGCACGTGGGGACCACTCGGCGAAGCCATTCTGCGGCGCCTCGATCACGCCAACATCTTCCTGATCATCGCCGGCACCTGCACGCCCCTCGCCGCGCTCCTGCTCTCCGCCGACCAGCGATCCGTCCTGCTGTGGATTGTTTGGACGGGTGCCCTGGCCGGCATCGCCTTCCGTGTCCTGTGGGTCGGAGCGCCCCGCTGGCTGTACACCCCCTGTTACCTGGCGCTGGGCTGGGCACCGGTGCGTTACCTGCCGGACTTCCTGCACAACGGCGGAGCGGCCACACTGTCCCTGATCGTGGCCGGTGGGCTTCTCTACAGCGTGGGCGCTGTTGTGTATGCCCTCCAGCGCCCTGACCCCTCGCCCCGCTGGTTCGGTTTCCACGAGGTCTTCCACGCTCTGACCGTGGCTGCCTTCACCGCGCATTTCATCGCCATCGTTCTTGCCGCCTCCTGA
- a CDS encoding STAS domain-containing protein, whose translation MTDHDQPSQRPAPVDSRPDLIRVTGELDLDTDHAAALDAALRRAVTDPTNPAKITVDVSGLAFCDSTGLNILIRAQLTALTHGRTLHLQAPNPQLLKLLHRTGALTLFTCDTPPAT comes from the coding sequence ATGACCGACCACGACCAACCGTCACAGCGACCCGCCCCCGTGGATTCCCGGCCGGACCTGATCCGCGTGACCGGCGAACTCGACCTGGACACCGACCACGCCGCCGCCCTCGACGCGGCCCTGCGACGGGCGGTCACCGACCCCACCAACCCCGCCAAGATCACCGTCGATGTCAGCGGCCTCGCCTTCTGCGACTCCACCGGCCTCAACATCCTCATCCGCGCCCAACTCACCGCCCTCACCCACGGCCGCACCCTCCACCTCCAAGCCCCCAACCCCCAACTCCTCAAACTCCTCCACCGCACCGGAGCCCTCACCCTCTTCACCTGCGACACCCCACCAGCCACCTGA